Part of the Pseudodesulfovibrio mercurii genome is shown below.
TGCCAAGGGGGTATCCCGTGCCTATAGTAGAGATACGTGGCAGTACCGCAATGCCGAGGAGGAAACCATGCGCCATTTCAGCCTCATAGCCGCCCTGTTCCTGGCGGCCGTCCTTTTGACGCCGACCTCCGGCCTGGCCCAGAACAAGTTCAAGAACGAGGACACGGCCAAGAACCGGCAGGACAACGTATTCGGCACCCGGACGACGGAGGGCGAGGGGCCGGTGACCACCTTCGGCACCAACGAGGCGGGCGACACGACCATTGATTCGCATCAGCCCAAGAAGGAGGAAACGGACTGGTACGACAAGGTGATCATCGCCGTCGACCCCGACGTGAGATGGCCCGTGAGGGAGTGACCGTCTCCATGACAAAGCCCGGCCCTGCCGCCGCGAAACCATCAGGAGGGTTTTCGTCATGATCGAAGCAAGACTGTGGAAGCCGCTCAAGAACGGTGCGGTGCAATGCCGCCTGTGCAACCATTTCTGCATGATCAAGCCGGGCGAACGCGGCCAATGCGGCGTGCGCGAGAACATCGAGGGCACGCTGTACGCCCTGAACTACGGCAAGGTGGCGGCGCTCAACCTCGACCCGGTGGAGAAGAAGCCGCTCTACCATTTCCAGCCCGGCTCCATGACCTATTCCTTCGCCACCATGGGCTGCAACCTGTCGTGCACCTTCTGCCAGAACTGGTCCCTGTCCCAACCGCCGCGCGACGGCGCGCCCATCCGGGGCCAGAACGCCACGCCCGAGGCCCTGGTTGACGAGGCCGTGCGCCTGGGCGCCGCGTCCATCTCCTACACCTACTCCGAGCCGACCATCTTCTTCGAGCTGATGCAGGACACGGCCCGACTGGCCCACGGGGCCGGGCTCAAGAACATCATGGTCTCCAACGGGTTCATGAGCCCCGAGTGCCTGGAGGCGCTGGGGACGGACATCGACGCCATCAACGTGGACCTGAAGTGCTTCACGGAGGAGTTCTACAAGGACATCTCCGGGGCGCGGCTTCAGCCCGTGCTCGACAACCTGAAGCGGATCAAGCACGAGCTCAAGTGGTGGCTCGAGGTGACCACCCTGCTCATTCCGGGCAAGAACGACTCACCCGAGGAGCTGGACCGGCTGACGGACTTCCTGGCCGGCGAGATCGGCCCGGACACCCCGTGGCACATCTCGCGCTTTCATCCGGACTACCGCATGACCGACGCCCCGGTCACGTCCGGGAACTCCCTGGAGACGGCCTACGCCATGGGCAAGGCCAAGGGGCTCCTGTACGTGTACATCGGCAACGTGCCGGGCTCGGACAAGCAGGACACCCTGTGTCCCGGCTGCGGCCGGACGCTCATCGACCGGACCGGGTTCTCGGCCCGCGTCCACGGCATCCGCGACGGCAGGTGCGCGGCCTGCGGCCGGGCCATCGACGGCGTGGACCTCGGCTGACCGGCTTGCAAACCGCCCGCTTTTTCAGTAGGTATGCACACCCTTGCGCGACCGTCGCCCGAAGCGACGGACCGGGCCGGGAGATCGAGGATTTCTCCCGGCAAGGCGCAAAAAAGCCCAGGACCGCCGCGTATCTCGATACGCAAGGGTCCGGATTTTTTGCCGCAACGCAACCTTGTCAGATGGCTGAGGATTTTCCCTGGCAAGGTGCAAGAATGATTCAGGACCGCCGCGTATCTTAATACGCAAGGGTCTGAATCATTCGCAGCAACGCAGCCAGGGGGAATCCTCAGCCATCTGACGACGGGGCGTGGCGCAGACTGGTAGCGCGCCTGCTTTGGGAGCAGGATGCCGGGGGTTCAAATCCCTTCGCCCCGACCAGCCACATTAGGCCTCGGACTCCGGTCCGGGGCCTTTTGGATCCGAAACTTGCCTTTCCACCCGGTTCCGACCTATCCTAAGGCGGTGAATCCCCTTCAATTGCAGGGGAAGGAACGGGAATAACGGAAAACGGACAACGCCCGGGCGACCATTGCCGCCGGACGCGATTCCGGGCACGGAGGCCGCATGCACCAGATAGAATGGCATGATTCCCACTCGGTGGGCGTCCCGTCCATCGACGAACAGCACAAACGGCTCGTGGCCCTGACCAACCGCCTCTTCCTGGCCATCATGGACGAAACCGGGGAAACCGCCCTGGGCGACGTCCTGGACGAACTGGCCGACTACGCCGTGTACCACTTCACCCATGAGGAGGGACTCCTCCACCTGCACGGCTACCCCGACGAACTCCTGACCGAGCACCGGGCCGAGCACGCGGCCCTGACCGACCAGGTTCACGAGTATATCGAGCGCTACCGGGAAGACCCCGCCTGCCTGGACCTGTCGGTCTACGTCTTCCTGCGCGACTGGACCACCGAGCACATGAGCCGGTCCGACTCCAAATACTCGGAATTTCTCCAGGCGCGCGCCGCCGAATAACCCCCGCCGCCCGGCCGGTTCCCCCCTTCTCCGCCCCCTGACCGGGCCTCGTCGCCCGTGTCCATCCGATGACGATTACGCACATGTTCAGAAATTGCTTGATCTTCGCATAACAGTACCTATTATTGAATCCATCAATCCTACGAGGTTGACCAATTACTGAACAAGGAGGCAATCATGCCTGAAATCCAGGATCCCTCGTGCGAACGGCCCGCGCCCAAGGTGGCGGCGCCCCCGGCCGAGGAACAGGCCCCGACCCCAACCAGCAAACCCAAAGGAGGCGTCATGATCCGCGTCGGCCAGAAGGCCCCCGACTTCACCGCTCCCGCCTATATCGACGGTCAGTTCGGTTCCGTAACCCTGTCCGAGTACCTCGGCAAATGGGTGGTTCTGTGCTTCTATCCCGGTGACTTCACCTTCGTCTGAGCGACCGAGGTTTCCGCGGTCGCGGAAAAGAACGACGAATTCGAAAAGCTCGGCGTCCAGGTCCTGTCCATGTCCACGGACTCCATGTTCGTGCACAAGATGTGGGTGGACCACGAACTTTCCAAGATGGTCTCCTCGGGCAGGGTGCCCTTCCCCATGCTGTCCGACGGCGGCGGCGCGGTGGGCACGCAGTACGGCATCTACGACGAGGCGGGCGGCGTGGACGTGCGCGGCCGCTTCCTCATCGACCCGGACGGCGTGATCCAGGCCTTCGAGGTCCTGACCCCGCCCGTGGGCCGCAACGTCAGCGAGACCCTGCGCCAGATCCAGGCCTTCCAGCTGGTGCGCGAGTCCAAGGGCACCAAGGCCACGCCCTCGGGCTGGAAGCCCGGCAAGCCCGTGCTCAACCCCGGCCCGTCCCTGGTGGGCAAAGTCTGGGAGGCGTGGAAGGTCTCCATGGCCTTCGACTAAACGACGCCCGATTGACGCAACGCGGGCCCTCCGGCTACGGTCGGGGGGCCTGTTCTTTTGGGGGTCCACCAACACAAGGAGCCATCATGTACTGTCTCTACGCATTCAACGGCGAGCTCATGTGCTTCGTCCACGTCCTGCTCAACGCGCTCGACATGAAGGAAAAGGGCAAGGAGGCGATCATCGTCTTCGAGGGCATGGCCGTGAAACTCGTGCCGGAACTGGAAAAGGCGGACAACCCGTTCCACGCCCTGTACCAAAAGGCCAGGAAAGCGGGCCTGATCGCCGGGGCCTGCAAGGCCTGCTCGGCCAAGCTCGGCGTGCTCGACGCGGTGGAAAAGGCGGGGCTGCCCCTGCTCGCCGACATGTCCGGCCACCCGTCCATGGCCGCCTACATG
Proteins encoded:
- the amrS gene encoding AmmeMemoRadiSam system radical SAM enzyme, producing the protein MIEARLWKPLKNGAVQCRLCNHFCMIKPGERGQCGVRENIEGTLYALNYGKVAALNLDPVEKKPLYHFQPGSMTYSFATMGCNLSCTFCQNWSLSQPPRDGAPIRGQNATPEALVDEAVRLGAASISYTYSEPTIFFELMQDTARLAHGAGLKNIMVSNGFMSPECLEALGTDIDAINVDLKCFTEEFYKDISGARLQPVLDNLKRIKHELKWWLEVTTLLIPGKNDSPEELDRLTDFLAGEIGPDTPWHISRFHPDYRMTDAPVTSGNSLETAYAMGKAKGLLYVYIGNVPGSDKQDTLCPGCGRTLIDRTGFSARVHGIRDGRCAACGRAIDGVDLG
- a CDS encoding bacteriohemerythrin, translated to MHQIEWHDSHSVGVPSIDEQHKRLVALTNRLFLAIMDETGETALGDVLDELADYAVYHFTHEEGLLHLHGYPDELLTEHRAEHAALTDQVHEYIERYREDPACLDLSVYVFLRDWTTEHMSRSDSKYSEFLQARAAE
- the prxU gene encoding thioredoxin-dependent peroxiredoxin (Most members of this family contain a selenocysteine.) — protein: MPEIQDPSCERPAPKVAAPPAEEQAPTPTSKPKGGVMIRVGQKAPDFTAPAYIDGQFGSVTLSEYLGKWVVLCFYPGDFTFVUATEVSAVAEKNDEFEKLGVQVLSMSTDSMFVHKMWVDHELSKMVSSGRVPFPMLSDGGGAVGTQYGIYDEAGGVDVRGRFLIDPDGVIQAFEVLTPPVGRNVSETLRQIQAFQLVRESKGTKATPSGWKPGKPVLNPGPSLVGKVWEAWKVSMAFD
- a CDS encoding DsrE family protein, whose product is MYCLYAFNGELMCFVHVLLNALDMKEKGKEAIIVFEGMAVKLVPELEKADNPFHALYQKARKAGLIAGACKACSAKLGVLDAVEKAGLPLLADMSGHPSMAAYMDKGYTILTF